In Nocardia asteroides, a single genomic region encodes these proteins:
- a CDS encoding HesB/IscA family protein, with amino-acid sequence MTVQNETATATHGVKLTDAAAAKAKALLDQEGRDDLALRIAVQPGGCAGLRYQLFFDDRNLDGDLTVEFAGVALAVDRMSAPYVEGASIDFVDTIEKQGFTIDNPNATGSCACGDSFN; translated from the coding sequence ATGACTGTGCAGAACGAGACCGCAACCGCCACCCACGGCGTGAAGCTGACCGACGCTGCCGCCGCCAAGGCGAAGGCGCTGCTGGACCAGGAGGGCCGCGACGATCTCGCGCTGCGGATCGCGGTGCAGCCGGGTGGCTGCGCGGGCCTGCGTTACCAGCTCTTCTTCGACGACCGCAATCTGGACGGCGATCTCACCGTCGAGTTCGCCGGCGTCGCGCTCGCGGTGGACCGGATGAGCGCGCCGTACGTCGAGGGCGCCTCGATCGACTTCGTCGACACCATCGAGAAGCAGGGCTTCACCATCGACAACCCGAACGCCACCGGCTCCTGCGCCTGCGGCGACTCCTTCAACTGA
- a CDS encoding helix-turn-helix domain-containing protein, with translation MLQKIAVVLAQNMAMFEFGVVCEVFGLDRTEQGLPGFDFRVCGAEPGQPLRSSTPGVTVTPEYGLDQLAGADLVAVPAFPVTALDDGLDPRLVDAVRGAADAGAIVLTVCSGAFLAGEAGLLDGRKCTTHWRYVDDLAARYPAATVDPDVLFVDEGNLVTSAGTAAGIDACLHLVRREIGSAAANGVARRMVVPPQRDGGQRQFIERPIAECTSDSLSATLTWMSEHLEHQHTVEELAARARMSTRTFARRFAAETGTTPVKWLTTQRVLYAKHLLEESGDGLERIAGLAGFGSAALLRHHFQRQVGIAPTEYRRRFGAEPR, from the coding sequence ATGCTGCAGAAGATCGCCGTCGTGCTCGCGCAGAACATGGCCATGTTCGAGTTCGGCGTGGTCTGCGAGGTCTTCGGGCTCGACCGCACCGAGCAGGGGCTGCCCGGCTTCGACTTCCGGGTCTGCGGCGCCGAGCCGGGGCAGCCGCTGCGCTCCTCGACGCCCGGCGTCACCGTCACCCCGGAGTACGGCCTCGACCAGCTGGCCGGAGCCGATCTCGTCGCCGTCCCCGCCTTCCCGGTGACCGCGCTCGACGACGGCCTCGATCCCAGGCTGGTCGACGCGGTGCGCGGCGCCGCCGACGCGGGCGCCATCGTGCTCACCGTCTGCTCCGGCGCCTTCCTCGCGGGCGAGGCCGGGCTGCTCGACGGCCGCAAGTGCACCACGCACTGGCGCTACGTCGACGATCTCGCCGCGCGCTACCCGGCCGCGACGGTCGACCCGGACGTGCTCTTCGTCGACGAGGGCAACCTGGTCACCAGCGCGGGCACCGCGGCCGGGATCGACGCCTGCCTGCACCTGGTGCGCCGGGAGATCGGCAGCGCCGCCGCGAACGGCGTCGCCAGGCGGATGGTGGTCCCCCCGCAGCGCGACGGCGGGCAGCGGCAGTTCATCGAGCGCCCGATCGCCGAGTGCACCTCGGACAGCCTGAGCGCCACCCTGACCTGGATGAGCGAGCACCTGGAGCACCAGCACACCGTGGAGGAGCTGGCCGCCCGCGCCCGCATGTCGACCCGGACCTTCGCGCGCCGCTTCGCCGCCGAGACCGGAACGACCCCGGTGAAGTGGCTCACCACCCAGCGCGTGCTCTACGCCAAGCACCTGCTGGAGGAGTCCGGCGACGGGCTGGAGCGGATCGCCGGGCTGGCCGGGTTCGGCTCGGCGGCGCTGCTGCGGCACCACTTCCAGCGGCAGGTCGGGATCGCGCCCACCGAGTACCGGCGCCGGTTCGGCGCCGAGCCCCGGTAG
- a CDS encoding AAA family ATPase: protein MEIFAERAEVPFLFYAATGASPEVDLKRLGRDAQASSLPSADLLAAARPSSWDAAFDILGATLPSDRASVVVLDEVPYLMDAEGNFEGMLQRAWDRVLETKPVLLILIGSDLSMMEALNSYGRPFHQRGREMVLGPLDPAEVGEMLDLEPHAAFDAALITGGLPLVCAEWPRGAGVWEFLADALADPVSALLVSAERLLAAEFPQQAQARTVLSAIGSGERTFSNIARAAGGISAASLQRSLAVLTDKRVVAAELPVATWPSKDRRYRVADPYLRFWLKLLGPAMAEIERGRGAAPAPRGTHRRTGAGAGRFARRDRLRGARRGLRAGRAPGSVVDLRTQSETG, encoded by the coding sequence GTGGAGATTTTCGCGGAACGAGCCGAGGTGCCCTTCCTCTTCTACGCGGCCACCGGTGCGTCGCCGGAGGTAGACCTGAAGCGGCTCGGTCGCGACGCGCAGGCGTCCTCCCTGCCCTCGGCCGATCTCCTGGCGGCGGCTCGCCCGTCCAGCTGGGACGCCGCATTCGACATCCTCGGCGCCACCCTCCCATCGGACCGGGCGAGCGTGGTTGTCCTGGACGAAGTGCCCTACCTGATGGACGCGGAGGGGAACTTCGAGGGCATGCTCCAGCGGGCCTGGGATCGGGTGCTGGAGACGAAGCCGGTGCTGCTGATTCTCATCGGGTCCGACCTGTCGATGATGGAGGCGCTGAACAGCTACGGCCGCCCGTTCCATCAGCGCGGGCGCGAGATGGTGCTCGGCCCGCTCGACCCCGCCGAGGTCGGCGAGATGCTCGATCTCGAACCGCACGCGGCTTTCGACGCGGCTCTGATCACCGGTGGACTGCCGCTCGTCTGCGCGGAGTGGCCGCGTGGCGCGGGCGTGTGGGAGTTTCTGGCGGACGCGCTCGCCGACCCGGTGTCGGCGCTGCTGGTCTCGGCCGAGCGGTTGCTCGCGGCGGAATTTCCGCAGCAGGCGCAGGCCCGCACGGTGCTGTCCGCGATCGGAAGCGGTGAGCGGACGTTCTCGAACATCGCCCGTGCGGCGGGTGGAATCAGCGCGGCCTCGCTGCAGCGGTCGCTGGCGGTCCTCACGGACAAGCGGGTGGTCGCGGCGGAGTTGCCGGTGGCGACGTGGCCGTCGAAGGACCGCCGCTACCGCGTCGCCGATCCCTACCTGCGGTTCTGGCTGAAACTACTCGGGCCCGCGATGGCCGAGATCGAACGCGGTCGCGGCGCTGCACCGGCACCGCGCGGCACTCACCGCCGAACCGGTGCCGGTGCTGGCCGTTTCGCGCGGCGGGATCGACTGCGGGGGGCTCGACGCGGCCTACGGGCCGGCCGAGCTCCTGGCAGCGTGGTCGACCTGAGGACTCAGAGCGAGACCGGGTAG
- a CDS encoding cytochrome c oxidase subunit II, giving the protein MTALLVSGCSIDNVWLRFGWPSGVTPQAERMRELWTWSVIAALAMGVLVWGLTFWTVVFHRKKPDSPEFPRQTGYNVPLELTYTAIPFVIIAVLFYFTVVVQNYVHEKVPDPDVTVDVTAFQWNWKFGYRNVDFKDGFRYDGIDTVREGQAQEQLEAYKERVDEEHGHPQPGPMHGKPANDILSYLHYDKVETVGSSTEVPVLVLPTGKVIEFQLVAADVIHAFWVPEFLFKRDVMPNPKENHSDNVFQITEIEKEGAFVGRCAEMCGTFHSMMNFEVRAVSPEKFTRYLEARQQGRTNAEALESIGESPVATSTRPFDTERTTKTAVAAESK; this is encoded by the coding sequence ATGACCGCCCTGCTCGTCTCCGGCTGCTCGATCGACAATGTTTGGCTGCGCTTCGGCTGGCCGTCCGGGGTCACCCCGCAGGCCGAGCGGATGCGCGAGCTGTGGACCTGGTCGGTCATCGCCGCGCTGGCGATGGGCGTGCTGGTCTGGGGGCTGACCTTCTGGACCGTCGTGTTCCACCGGAAGAAGCCGGACTCCCCGGAGTTCCCCAGGCAGACCGGGTACAACGTGCCGCTGGAGCTCACCTACACGGCGATCCCGTTCGTCATCATCGCGGTGCTCTTCTACTTCACCGTCGTGGTGCAGAACTACGTGCACGAGAAGGTGCCGGACCCGGACGTCACGGTCGACGTCACCGCCTTCCAGTGGAACTGGAAGTTCGGCTACCGGAACGTCGACTTCAAGGACGGCTTCCGCTACGACGGCATCGACACCGTGCGCGAGGGCCAGGCGCAGGAGCAGCTTGAGGCGTACAAGGAGCGGGTCGACGAGGAGCACGGCCACCCGCAGCCCGGCCCGATGCACGGCAAGCCCGCCAACGACATCCTCTCCTACCTGCACTACGACAAGGTCGAGACGGTCGGCTCCAGCACCGAGGTTCCGGTGCTCGTGCTGCCGACCGGCAAGGTGATCGAGTTCCAGCTCGTCGCCGCCGACGTCATCCACGCCTTCTGGGTGCCGGAGTTCCTGTTCAAGCGGGACGTCATGCCGAACCCCAAGGAGAACCACTCCGACAACGTCTTCCAGATCACCGAGATCGAGAAGGAGGGCGCCTTCGTCGGCCGCTGCGCGGAGATGTGCGGCACCTTCCACTCGATGATGAACTTCGAGGTGCGCGCCGTCTCGCCGGAGAAGTTCACCCGGTACCTCGAGGCGCGGCAGCAGGGCCGGACCAACGCCGAGGCGCTGGAGTCCATCGGCGAGTCGCCGGTGGCCACCTCCACCCGGCCGTTCGACACCGAGCGCACGACGAAGACCGCGGTCGCGGCCGAGAGCAAGTGA
- a CDS encoding adenosylcobinamide-GDP ribazoletransferase, whose amino-acid sequence MAGLRLALSWLTVLPVRGPDEIDRGAAGRAIAAAPVAGLLLGALGTAVLLALTAAGATASLAGLLTVGALAVGTRGMHLDGLADTADGLGCYGPPERARHIMKDGGIGPFGTAALLLAVLTQTFAFAALADDGRWAGVLLAVTTGRVAAVIACVRAPAAPDTGFGALVAATQRPLTAALWASAALAAAALLPGAAPWHGPLAVAAALTVAALLTQHCVRRFEGLSGDVLGAAVELATATTAVLLTLG is encoded by the coding sequence ATCGCCGGGCTGCGGCTCGCGCTCTCGTGGCTCACCGTGCTCCCGGTGCGCGGCCCGGACGAGATCGACCGCGGGGCGGCGGGCCGGGCCATCGCCGCGGCCCCCGTCGCGGGGTTGCTGCTGGGGGCACTCGGCACGGCGGTCCTGTTGGCGCTGACCGCGGCGGGCGCGACCGCGAGCCTGGCGGGGCTGCTGACCGTCGGTGCACTCGCCGTCGGCACGCGCGGCATGCACCTCGACGGCTTGGCCGACACCGCTGACGGCCTCGGCTGCTACGGCCCGCCCGAACGCGCCCGGCACATCATGAAGGACGGCGGGATCGGCCCCTTCGGCACGGCCGCGCTGCTCCTGGCCGTCCTGACCCAGACTTTCGCCTTCGCGGCACTCGCGGACGACGGCCGCTGGGCCGGCGTGCTGCTCGCGGTGACCACCGGCCGGGTCGCCGCGGTCATCGCGTGCGTGCGCGCTCCGGCCGCCCCGGACACCGGCTTCGGCGCCCTGGTCGCCGCCACCCAGCGCCCGCTGACCGCCGCCCTGTGGGCGAGCGCCGCGCTCGCCGCGGCTGCCCTGTTGCCCGGCGCCGCGCCCTGGCACGGCCCGCTCGCGGTCGCCGCCGCGCTCACCGTCGCCGCGTTGCTGACGCAGCATTGCGTCCGCCGTTTCGAGGGACTCTCCGGCGACGTGCTCGGCGCCGCAGTGGAATTGGCGACCGCGACCACGGCCGTACTCCTCACTCTCGGCTGA
- a CDS encoding cytochrome c oxidase subunit 4 yields the protein MRIEARIFELLTVFFIIVGAVYGFFTSQSRTGIEWAGLTAMVLTAGLSLIIGTYFRFVARRLDLRPEDYDDAEIVDGAGDLGFFSPNSPWPILLAGAGAVTALGLAFFQFWLIGTGVVLILVAAAGLVFEYHIGPEKH from the coding sequence ATGAGGATCGAAGCGCGCATCTTCGAGCTGCTCACGGTGTTCTTCATCATCGTCGGCGCCGTCTACGGCTTCTTCACATCCCAGTCCCGCACCGGGATCGAGTGGGCGGGCCTCACCGCCATGGTGCTGACCGCGGGCCTCTCGCTGATCATCGGCACCTACTTCCGCTTCGTGGCCCGCAGGCTCGACCTGCGGCCCGAGGACTACGACGACGCCGAGATCGTGGACGGCGCGGGCGACCTCGGCTTCTTCTCGCCGAACAGCCCGTGGCCGATCCTGCTCGCCGGCGCGGGCGCGGTGACCGCCCTCGGGCTGGCCTTCTTCCAGTTCTGGCTGATCGGCACCGGCGTCGTGCTGATCCTGGTCGCCGCGGCCGGGCTGGTCTTCGAGTACCACATCGGCCCCGAGAAGCACTGA
- a CDS encoding DUF3043 domain-containing protein — translation MKLFRRGESDTTDATAVTTADASEGAVPAAATATAGKGRPTPRRRDAEARKRGPVAPAPMTSKEARARRRANRGDRADRKVAAAERRAAAQDRRERMLAGEDKYLLPRDRGPVRAHVRDIVDARRNLVGLFMPMALVLILSMFAAPGLQTIVTLAMLVMMAFMIAEGVFLGRIINNRVRERYPDTTDTGFKLGWYAFVRASQIRKMRAPKPRLTPGDPV, via the coding sequence GTGAAGTTGTTCCGTCGCGGCGAGTCCGATACCACCGACGCGACCGCCGTCACCACGGCGGACGCGAGCGAAGGCGCCGTCCCGGCGGCGGCCACCGCCACCGCGGGCAAGGGCCGCCCCACCCCCCGGCGCCGGGATGCCGAGGCCCGCAAGCGCGGCCCGGTCGCCCCCGCCCCGATGACCTCCAAGGAAGCGCGCGCCCGGCGCAGGGCGAACCGCGGCGACCGGGCCGACCGGAAGGTGGCCGCCGCCGAGCGCCGCGCCGCCGCCCAGGACCGCCGTGAGCGCATGCTGGCAGGCGAGGACAAGTACCTGCTGCCGCGCGACCGCGGCCCGGTGCGCGCGCACGTGCGCGACATCGTCGACGCCAGGCGCAACCTGGTCGGGCTGTTCATGCCGATGGCGCTGGTGCTGATCCTCTCCATGTTCGCCGCGCCCGGGCTGCAGACCATCGTCACGCTGGCGATGCTGGTGATGATGGCATTCATGATCGCGGAGGGCGTCTTCCTCGGCCGGATCATCAACAACCGGGTCCGCGAGCGCTACCCGGACACCACCGACACCGGCTTCAAACTCGGCTGGTACGCCTTCGTGCGCGCCTCGCAGATCCGCAAGATGCGCGCGCCCAAGCCGCGGCTCACCCCGGGCGACCCGGTCTGA
- a CDS encoding bifunctional adenosylcobinamide kinase/adenosylcobinamide-phosphate guanylyltransferase has translation MGDSPGGPRTLVLGGARSGKSAHAERLAGDGPVRYLATAVPDPADRDFAERIAGHRARRPAAWEVLESADPAAVLAAPAAAPPATLVDDIGTWLTARIDALDAWEAPRGTVAPAADALVAAVDGYRHRLVLVSPEVGLGVIPATRSGRLFRDEIGALNQRLAQVCDEVVLVVAGIPMRVK, from the coding sequence ATGGGTGACTCCCCCGGCGGGCCGCGCACGCTGGTGCTCGGCGGCGCGCGCTCCGGCAAGTCCGCGCACGCCGAGCGGCTGGCGGGCGACGGCCCGGTGCGCTACCTCGCGACCGCCGTCCCCGACCCCGCGGACCGCGATTTCGCCGAGCGGATCGCCGGGCACCGGGCCCGCAGGCCCGCGGCGTGGGAGGTGCTGGAGAGCGCCGACCCGGCCGCCGTCCTCGCCGCGCCCGCCGCTGCTCCCCCGGCGACCCTGGTGGACGACATCGGCACCTGGCTGACCGCCAGGATCGACGCGCTGGATGCCTGGGAGGCGCCGCGCGGCACCGTCGCCCCGGCGGCCGACGCCCTGGTCGCGGCGGTCGACGGCTACCGGCACCGGCTGGTGCTCGTCAGCCCGGAGGTCGGGCTCGGGGTGATCCCGGCGACCCGCTCCGGCCGGCTCTTCCGGGACGAGATCGGCGCCCTGAACCAGCGCCTGGCCCAGGTCTGCGACGAGGTGGTGCTGGTGGTGGCCGGGATTCCGATGCGGGTGAAATAG
- a CDS encoding carbohydrate kinase family protein has translation MTIAVSASIATDHLMRFPGRFADALLADQLEHVSLSFLVDDLQIRRGGVAGNIAYAIAYAIGQLGGNPLLVGAVGADFGESYRGKLEASGVDCSAVRISDSAHTARFVCTTDDDMAQIASFYPGAMSESRDIGIGELAERHDFDLVLVGANDPEAMLRHTAECRELGIRFAADPSQQLARLDGDQAVQLIDGADYLFTNRYEWALLLQKTGLTEEEVAARVGIRVTTLGGDGVLVVDRDGTSIEVGVVPENTKVEPTGVGDAFRAGFLTGHSAGLGLERSAQLGSLVAVLVLETMGTQEWALDKVDAVERLTKAYGPEAAADIERVL, from the coding sequence GTGACCATCGCTGTCTCCGCGTCCATCGCGACCGACCACCTCATGCGTTTCCCCGGTCGGTTCGCGGACGCGCTCCTCGCCGATCAGCTGGAGCACGTCTCCCTGAGCTTCCTCGTGGACGATCTGCAGATCCGGCGGGGCGGTGTCGCGGGCAACATCGCCTACGCCATCGCCTACGCCATCGGCCAGCTCGGCGGCAATCCGCTGCTGGTCGGCGCGGTCGGCGCCGACTTCGGCGAGTCCTACCGGGGCAAGCTGGAGGCGAGCGGGGTCGACTGCTCCGCGGTCCGGATCTCCGACTCCGCGCACACCGCCCGCTTCGTCTGCACCACCGACGACGACATGGCGCAGATCGCCTCCTTCTACCCCGGCGCGATGAGCGAATCCCGCGACATCGGGATCGGCGAGCTGGCCGAGCGCCACGACTTCGACCTGGTGCTGGTCGGCGCCAACGATCCGGAGGCGATGCTGCGGCACACCGCCGAGTGCCGCGAACTGGGGATTCGGTTCGCAGCCGACCCTTCGCAACAGCTCGCGCGGCTCGACGGGGACCAGGCGGTGCAGTTGATCGACGGCGCCGACTATCTCTTCACCAACCGGTACGAGTGGGCGCTGCTGCTGCAGAAGACCGGGCTCACCGAGGAGGAGGTCGCCGCTCGCGTCGGCATCCGGGTGACGACGCTCGGCGGTGACGGCGTCCTCGTCGTCGACCGGGACGGCACGTCCATCGAGGTCGGCGTCGTGCCGGAGAACACCAAGGTCGAGCCGACCGGCGTCGGCGATGCCTTCCGCGCCGGATTCCTCACCGGGCACTCCGCCGGGCTCGGCCTCGAGCGCTCCGCCCAGCTCGGCTCGCTCGTCGCGGTGCTCGTGCTGGAGACCATGGGTACCCAGGAGTGGGCGCTGGACAAGGTCGATGCCGTCGAGCGGCTCACCAAGGCGTACGGGCCCGAAGCCGCCGCCGACATCGAGCGAGTGCTCTGA
- the asnB gene encoding asparagine synthase (glutamine-hydrolyzing), with protein MCGLLGFLTSDVAAPETVERVYDALHCVRHRGPDERGTWHDDHVIFGFNRLSIIDIEHSHQPLRWGPADNRERYALTFNGEIYNYLELREELAAAHGAEFGDEPIFRTEGDSEAIAAAFHYWGPEAVRRLRGMFAFAIWDTETGELFLARDPFGIKPLFLATGPGGTAFGSEKKSLLELLPALGLTDRLDPRALEHYTVLQYVPEPETLHADIRRLESGSYATVRPGAAPEVTRYFEPRFPVRPFTGNPQDRYREIAAALEDSVAKHMRADVTVGSFLSGGIDSTAIAALAMRHNPGLITFTTGFEREGYSEVDVAAESAAAIGARHIVKVVSPAEFAAAIPEIVWYLDDPVADPALVPLYFVAKEARKHVKVVLSGEGADELFGGYTIYREPLSLKPFERLPRGLRRLAGRLSERIPDGTRGKSLLHRGSLTLEERYYGNARSFSDAQLRSVLREFRPEWTHRDVTAPIYDRSRGWDPVTRMQHLDLFTWLRGDILVKADKMTMANSLELRVPFLDTEVLKAAEGLPYEQKISPDTTKYALRQALEGIVPPHVLHRAKLGFPVPLRHWLRGTELHDWARAQIADSQTDHLLDKAAVSRMLAEHREGRSDHSRRLWTLLVFMVWHGVFVEQRIKPEIQEPTYPVSL; from the coding sequence GTGTGTGGACTGCTCGGCTTTCTGACTTCCGACGTGGCGGCACCGGAGACCGTGGAGCGGGTGTACGACGCCCTGCACTGCGTCCGCCATCGCGGACCCGACGAGCGCGGCACCTGGCACGACGACCACGTCATCTTCGGCTTCAACCGGCTGTCGATCATCGACATCGAGCACTCGCACCAGCCGCTGCGCTGGGGTCCGGCCGACAACCGCGAGCGCTACGCGCTGACCTTCAACGGCGAGATCTACAACTACCTCGAGCTGCGGGAAGAGCTGGCCGCCGCGCACGGCGCGGAGTTCGGCGACGAGCCGATCTTCCGCACCGAGGGTGACAGCGAGGCCATCGCCGCGGCCTTCCACTACTGGGGCCCGGAGGCGGTGCGCAGGCTGCGCGGCATGTTCGCCTTCGCGATCTGGGACACCGAGACCGGCGAGCTCTTCCTGGCCCGCGACCCGTTCGGCATCAAACCGCTCTTCCTCGCCACCGGCCCCGGCGGCACCGCCTTCGGCAGCGAGAAGAAGAGCCTGCTCGAGCTGCTGCCCGCGCTCGGCCTGACCGACCGGCTCGACCCGCGCGCGCTGGAGCACTACACCGTGCTGCAGTACGTGCCGGAGCCGGAGACGCTGCACGCCGACATCCGGCGGCTGGAGTCCGGCAGCTACGCCACCGTCCGCCCGGGCGCGGCGCCCGAGGTCACCCGCTACTTCGAGCCGCGTTTCCCGGTGCGGCCGTTCACCGGCAACCCGCAGGACCGCTACCGCGAGATCGCGGCGGCGCTGGAGGACTCGGTCGCCAAGCACATGCGCGCCGACGTGACCGTCGGGTCGTTCCTCTCCGGCGGCATCGACTCCACCGCGATCGCCGCGCTCGCCATGCGGCACAACCCCGGGCTGATCACCTTCACCACCGGGTTCGAGCGCGAGGGGTACTCCGAGGTCGACGTGGCCGCGGAGAGCGCGGCGGCGATCGGCGCGCGGCACATCGTCAAGGTGGTCTCGCCCGCCGAGTTCGCCGCGGCCATCCCGGAGATCGTCTGGTACCTGGACGACCCGGTGGCCGACCCGGCGCTGGTGCCGCTGTACTTCGTCGCCAAGGAGGCGCGCAAGCACGTCAAGGTGGTGCTCTCCGGCGAGGGCGCGGACGAGCTCTTCGGCGGCTACACGATCTACCGCGAGCCGCTCTCGCTGAAGCCGTTCGAGCGGCTGCCGCGCGGGCTGCGCAGGCTGGCCGGGCGGCTCTCCGAGCGGATCCCCGACGGCACCCGCGGCAAGAGCCTGCTGCACCGCGGCTCGCTCACCCTGGAGGAGCGGTACTACGGCAACGCGCGCAGCTTCAGCGACGCGCAGCTGCGCTCGGTGCTGCGCGAGTTCCGGCCGGAGTGGACGCACCGCGACGTCACCGCCCCGATCTACGACCGCTCCCGCGGCTGGGACCCGGTCACCCGCATGCAGCACCTCGACCTCTTCACCTGGCTGCGCGGCGACATCCTGGTCAAGGCCGACAAGATGACCATGGCGAACTCGCTGGAGCTGCGCGTTCCCTTCCTCGACACCGAGGTGCTGAAGGCGGCCGAGGGGCTGCCCTACGAGCAGAAGATCAGCCCCGACACCACCAAGTACGCGCTGCGCCAGGCGCTGGAGGGGATCGTCCCCCCGCACGTGCTGCACCGCGCCAAGCTCGGCTTCCCGGTCCCGCTGCGGCACTGGCTGCGCGGCACCGAGCTGCACGACTGGGCGCGCGCCCAGATCGCCGACTCGCAGACCGACCACCTGCTGGACAAGGCCGCCGTCTCGCGGATGCTCGCCGAGCACCGCGAGGGGCGCTCGGACCACAGCCGCAGGCTCTGGACGCTGCTCGTCTTCATGGTGTGGCACGGGGTCTTCGTCGAGCAGCGGATCAAGCCCGAGATCCAGGAGCCGACCTACCCGGTCTCGCTCTGA
- the cobT gene encoding nicotinate-nucleotide--dimethylbenzimidazole phosphoribosyltransferase, translating to MTHGFEPVSAPDALVRAAAVARQAQLTKPAGALGRLEELGNWVAACQSACPPAQFERARVVVFAGDHGVARHGVSAYPSEVTAQMVANILDGGAAVNAFAAIAGATVRVADIAVDAETDPAVSAHKVRRGSGSVDREDALSEDEVRAALEAGRAIADEEIDAGADLLIAGDMGIGNTTPATALIATLTGTEPVAAIGRGTGVDDAGWSRKLAAIRDTMRRIRPVAKQQPVALLRVGGGADIAAITGFLARAAARRTPVVLDGLVVTAAALVAEDLADGAKAWWVAGHRSTEPAHRLALRHLHLEPLLDLDMRLGEGSGALAALPLLRAAIAALGEMATFGDAGVSTGAGTAAPVANLRK from the coding sequence GTGACACACGGATTCGAACCGGTCTCCGCTCCCGACGCCCTCGTGCGCGCGGCCGCCGTGGCGCGCCAGGCGCAGCTCACCAAGCCCGCGGGCGCGCTCGGCCGGCTCGAGGAGCTGGGGAACTGGGTCGCGGCCTGCCAGAGCGCCTGCCCGCCCGCGCAGTTCGAGCGGGCGCGGGTGGTGGTCTTCGCCGGGGATCACGGGGTCGCGCGGCACGGCGTCTCGGCGTACCCGAGCGAGGTGACCGCGCAGATGGTCGCGAACATCCTCGACGGCGGCGCCGCGGTGAACGCCTTCGCCGCCATCGCGGGCGCGACCGTCCGGGTGGCCGACATCGCGGTGGACGCCGAGACCGACCCGGCCGTCTCCGCGCACAAGGTGCGCCGCGGCAGCGGCTCGGTGGACCGCGAGGACGCGCTCAGCGAGGACGAGGTGCGCGCCGCGCTGGAGGCGGGCCGCGCCATCGCGGACGAGGAGATCGACGCGGGCGCCGACCTGCTGATCGCGGGCGACATGGGGATCGGCAACACCACCCCGGCCACCGCGCTGATCGCCACGCTCACCGGCACCGAGCCGGTGGCCGCGATCGGCCGCGGCACCGGGGTCGACGACGCGGGCTGGAGCCGCAAGCTGGCCGCCATCCGGGACACCATGCGCCGGATCCGCCCGGTCGCCAAGCAGCAGCCGGTGGCGCTGCTGCGCGTCGGCGGCGGCGCTGACATCGCCGCCATCACCGGTTTCCTTGCCCGTGCCGCCGCCAGGCGCACCCCGGTCGTCCTGGACGGCCTCGTGGTGACCGCCGCCGCGCTGGTCGCCGAGGATCTGGCCGACGGCGCGAAGGCGTGGTGGGTGGCCGGGCACCGCTCCACCGAGCCCGCGCACCGGCTGGCGCTGCGGCACCTGCACCTGGAGCCGCTGCTCGACCTGGACATGCGGCTGGGCGAGGGGTCGGGCGCGCTCGCCGCGCTCCCCCTGCTCCGCGCCGCGATCGCCGCCCTCGGCGAGATGGCGACCTTCGGTGACGCGGGCGTCAGCACCGGGGCCGGAACCGCCGCACCCGTGGCGAACCTGCGGAAGTGA